A single genomic interval of Aphidius gifuensis isolate YNYX2018 linkage group LG6, ASM1490517v1, whole genome shotgun sequence harbors:
- the LOC122859390 gene encoding uncharacterized protein LOC122859390 isoform X2: protein MMSANKPTKKFIQDVLILHNKYRSVHSSPDLKINDKLNELAQDWAENLAKKEVMEHRPDNDYGENIYLASNSDPKWELKPENVVDAWYAEIEMYKFGEESPTNLPDVGHFTQLVWHSTETMGLGMATSETGKVIVVCNYEPAGNVLRKFTDNVYPVKKVNKTEDNTENSIGDEVKPGEIVDQILGIPIEIPNKETLESMARLYAVPSEKLRVLTSWLIKVTEEANAWQSWLHSHIDLILRMSEYFIPGQQQQQSLSSKNTIDEKTASNSTFILNSSDISSMKKLEDETVSAGEPKDIPQSFSKFDKTHEKKEDKKLEEISKHSVENHSMDGGTSSELSNEKIVKNTWPIGIPWSPRLPDKKNKKTKKFEDKIEFEPIPMPRDEIEMAILIKQVKHQAKIYRSLYKHWKETADRAYQEIIDRDIMPTNQVFNDEEVPYSYYVYTDINDDDEINSTKNTTEQLTHNNQHLYFNISDKYDL from the exons ATGATGTCTGCCAA caaaccaacaaaaaaatttatacaggatgttttaatattacacAATAAATATCGGTCAGTTCATTCATCACCTGAtcttaaaattaatgacaaa tTGAATGAATTGGCACAAGATTGGGCTGAAAATTTGGCAAAGAAAGAGGTTATGGAGCACCGACCAGATAATGATTAcggtgaaaatatttatcttgcaAGTAACAGTGATCCAAAATGGGAATTAAAACCAGAAAATGTTGTTGATgcttg gtaTGCGGAAATAGAGATGTACAAATTTGGCGAAGAATCGCCGACAAATTTACCGGATGTGGGTCATTTTACCCAGCTTGTTTGGCATTCAACTGAAACAATGGGTCTTGGAATGGCAACTAGTGAAACAGGAAAAGTCATTGTTGTTTGTAACTATGAACCAGCTGGTAATGTTCTTCGTAAATTTACTGACAATGTTTATCCAGTTAAAAAAGTCAACAAAACAGAG gACAATACTGAAAATTCAATTGGTGATGAAGTTAAGCCTGGTGAAATTGTGGATCAAATTTTAGGAATACCAATTGAAATACCAAATAA GGAAACACTAGAATCGATGGCACGTCTTTACGCAGTCCCTTCTGAAAAACTACGTGTGTTGACATCTTGGTTGATAAAAGTTACAGAAGAAGCAAACGCGTGGCAATCTTGGCTTCACTCCCACATTGACTTGATCCTACGAATGAGTGAATATTTCATCCCAggtcaacaacaacaacaatctttatcatcaaaaaatactaTTGACGAAAAAACAGCTTCTAATTCTACTTTTATTCTg aaTTCATCGGATATATCAAGTATGAAAAAACTTGAAGATGAAACTGTGTCAGCTGGTGAGCCAAAAGATATACCACaatcattttcaaaatttgataaaactcATG aaaaaaaagaagataaaaagTTGGAAGAAATATCAAAACATTCAGTTGAAAATCACTCAATGGATGGTGGAACATCAAgtgaattatcaaatgaaaaaattgtaaaaaatacttgGCCCATTGGAATACCCTGGTCACCACGATTgccagataaaaaaaataaaaaaacaaaaaaatttgaagataaaattgaa TTTGAACCCATACCGATGCCAAGAGATGAAATTGAAATGGCTATTCTTATAAAACAAGTTAAACATCAAGCAAAAATTTATCGATCTCTTTATAAACACTGGAAAGAGACAGCTGATAGA GCCTATCAAGAAATAATTGATCGTGATATCATGCCAACAAATCAAGTGTTTAATGATGAAGAAGTACCATATTCATATTATGTTTACACTGACATTAATGacgatgatgaaataaattcaacgaaAAATACAACTGAACAATTGACtcataataatcaacatttatattttaatatatctgataaatatgatttataa
- the LOC122859390 gene encoding uncharacterized protein LOC122859390 isoform X1: protein MLFFYVFMFIFYSSKPTKKFIQDVLILHNKYRSVHSSPDLKINDKLNELAQDWAENLAKKEVMEHRPDNDYGENIYLASNSDPKWELKPENVVDAWYAEIEMYKFGEESPTNLPDVGHFTQLVWHSTETMGLGMATSETGKVIVVCNYEPAGNVLRKFTDNVYPVKKVNKTEDNTENSIGDEVKPGEIVDQILGIPIEIPNKETLESMARLYAVPSEKLRVLTSWLIKVTEEANAWQSWLHSHIDLILRMSEYFIPGQQQQQSLSSKNTIDEKTASNSTFILNSSDISSMKKLEDETVSAGEPKDIPQSFSKFDKTHEKKEDKKLEEISKHSVENHSMDGGTSSELSNEKIVKNTWPIGIPWSPRLPDKKNKKTKKFEDKIEFEPIPMPRDEIEMAILIKQVKHQAKIYRSLYKHWKETADRAYQEIIDRDIMPTNQVFNDEEVPYSYYVYTDINDDDEINSTKNTTEQLTHNNQHLYFNISDKYDL, encoded by the exons atgttatttttttatgttttcatgtttattttttattccagcaaaccaacaaaaaaatttatacaggatgttttaatattacacAATAAATATCGGTCAGTTCATTCATCACCTGAtcttaaaattaatgacaaa tTGAATGAATTGGCACAAGATTGGGCTGAAAATTTGGCAAAGAAAGAGGTTATGGAGCACCGACCAGATAATGATTAcggtgaaaatatttatcttgcaAGTAACAGTGATCCAAAATGGGAATTAAAACCAGAAAATGTTGTTGATgcttg gtaTGCGGAAATAGAGATGTACAAATTTGGCGAAGAATCGCCGACAAATTTACCGGATGTGGGTCATTTTACCCAGCTTGTTTGGCATTCAACTGAAACAATGGGTCTTGGAATGGCAACTAGTGAAACAGGAAAAGTCATTGTTGTTTGTAACTATGAACCAGCTGGTAATGTTCTTCGTAAATTTACTGACAATGTTTATCCAGTTAAAAAAGTCAACAAAACAGAG gACAATACTGAAAATTCAATTGGTGATGAAGTTAAGCCTGGTGAAATTGTGGATCAAATTTTAGGAATACCAATTGAAATACCAAATAA GGAAACACTAGAATCGATGGCACGTCTTTACGCAGTCCCTTCTGAAAAACTACGTGTGTTGACATCTTGGTTGATAAAAGTTACAGAAGAAGCAAACGCGTGGCAATCTTGGCTTCACTCCCACATTGACTTGATCCTACGAATGAGTGAATATTTCATCCCAggtcaacaacaacaacaatctttatcatcaaaaaatactaTTGACGAAAAAACAGCTTCTAATTCTACTTTTATTCTg aaTTCATCGGATATATCAAGTATGAAAAAACTTGAAGATGAAACTGTGTCAGCTGGTGAGCCAAAAGATATACCACaatcattttcaaaatttgataaaactcATG aaaaaaaagaagataaaaagTTGGAAGAAATATCAAAACATTCAGTTGAAAATCACTCAATGGATGGTGGAACATCAAgtgaattatcaaatgaaaaaattgtaaaaaatacttgGCCCATTGGAATACCCTGGTCACCACGATTgccagataaaaaaaataaaaaaacaaaaaaatttgaagataaaattgaa TTTGAACCCATACCGATGCCAAGAGATGAAATTGAAATGGCTATTCTTATAAAACAAGTTAAACATCAAGCAAAAATTTATCGATCTCTTTATAAACACTGGAAAGAGACAGCTGATAGA GCCTATCAAGAAATAATTGATCGTGATATCATGCCAACAAATCAAGTGTTTAATGATGAAGAAGTACCATATTCATATTATGTTTACACTGACATTAATGacgatgatgaaataaattcaacgaaAAATACAACTGAACAATTGACtcataataatcaacatttatattttaatatatctgataaatatgatttataa